The Campylobacter sp. CNRCH_2014_0184h genome has a window encoding:
- the flhG gene encoding flagella biosynthesis ATPase FlhG — protein sequence MSNQAEKLKDLVKNENSNVKHTHFIAVTSGKGGVGKSTFSANLGNILAKNGYKVGLFDADIGLANLDVILNVRVEKNLLHVLKGECSLEDILIEVKPNLWLIPGESGDEILKYNDKNIYERFLNQTSILDDLDFLIIDTGAGIGGNIGNFLEMSDEVIVITVPDPAAITDAYATIKTTSKTKENLLMVFNVVKNENEALRIFDNIKKVADINIKHNLNLEFLGFLGQSKDISSSIKKRTLFSDDDTNASDELKTIASKLLYRLEQKVLNNVGDKSIMSFFKKLLDRF from the coding sequence ATGAGTAATCAAGCAGAAAAATTAAAAGATCTAGTAAAAAATGAAAACTCAAATGTAAAACATACTCATTTTATCGCAGTTACTAGTGGTAAAGGTGGGGTTGGAAAAAGTACTTTTAGTGCAAATTTGGGCAACATCCTAGCTAAAAATGGTTATAAAGTAGGGCTTTTTGATGCAGATATAGGGCTTGCAAATTTAGATGTGATTTTAAATGTGCGTGTGGAAAAAAACCTTTTACATGTTTTAAAAGGTGAATGCTCGCTAGAAGATATTTTAATAGAGGTAAAGCCAAATTTATGGCTTATCCCAGGTGAAAGTGGCGATGAAATTTTAAAATACAATGATAAAAACATTTATGAGAGATTTTTAAATCAAACAAGTATTTTAGATGATTTAGACTTTTTAATCATTGATACAGGAGCAGGTATAGGTGGTAATATAGGAAATTTCTTAGAAATGTCTGATGAGGTTATTGTCATCACTGTGCCTGACCCTGCTGCGATTACTGATGCTTATGCTACTATAAAAACCACTTCAAAGACTAAAGAAAATTTATTAATGGTGTTTAATGTTGTAAAAAATGAAAATGAAGCTTTGAGAATTTTTGATAATATTAAAAAAGTAGCAGATATTAACATTAAGCATAATTTAAATTTAGAATTTTTAGGATTTTTAGGTCAAAGTAAAGATATTAGTTCTAGTATTAAAAAAAGAACTTTATTTAGTGATGATGACACTAATGCAAGTGATGAGCTAAAAACCATAGCTTCTAAGCTTTTATATAGGTTGGAACAAAAAGTGCTTAATAATGTGGGAGATAAAAGCATTATGAGTTTTTTCAAAAAGCTTTTGGATCGTTTTTAG
- a CDS encoding RNA polymerase sigma factor FliA, producing the protein MQPHNAYASTLKKEQDDLVISYMPALRAMAFRLKERLPASIDVNDLISIGVEEMIKLSRRYDKEQNDNFWGFARKRVNGAMLDYLRSLDVMSRSNRKIIKDIDVIIDEFYQENEKEPDDEYLAQRLNLEVEKVKEARAAHAISLVMPLDEQLNCFNDSNIIEQIEKEELIEKINAVLEEFKEREKLVIQLYYYEELNLKEIAEILEISESRISQIHKRLLKKIRERLV; encoded by the coding sequence ATGCAGCCGCATAATGCCTATGCTTCTACGCTAAAAAAAGAACAAGATGATTTAGTCATCTCTTATATGCCAGCATTAAGAGCTATGGCTTTTAGGCTTAAAGAGCGTTTGCCTGCAAGTATTGATGTAAATGATTTAATTAGTATTGGTGTAGAGGAAATGATCAAACTCTCACGCCGTTATGATAAAGAACAAAATGATAATTTCTGGGGTTTTGCAAGAAAAAGAGTTAATGGAGCTATGCTTGATTATCTAAGAAGCCTTGATGTAATGAGTAGAAGCAATAGAAAAATCATCAAAGATATTGATGTTATCATAGATGAGTTTTATCAAGAAAATGAAAAAGAGCCTGATGATGAATATTTAGCACAAAGACTAAATTTAGAAGTAGAAAAGGTAAAAGAAGCAAGAGCGGCTCATGCTATATCGCTTGTTATGCCTTTGGATGAACAGCTAAATTGCTTTAATGATAGTAATATTATAGAACAAATAGAAAAAGAAGAATTAATAGAAAAAATCAATGCAGTTTTGGAAGAATTCAAAGAAAGAGAGAAGCTTGTAATACAGCTTTATTATTATGAAGAATTAAATTTAAAAGAAATCGCAGAGATTTTAGAGATTAGCGAGTCAAGAATTTCACAAATTCATAAGCGTTTGCTTAAGAAGATTCGAGAAAGGCTAGTTTAA
- the fliM gene encoding flagellar motor switch protein FliM, which yields MAEILSQEEIDALLEVVDDDSDESAASSKLEELEDKRDIVVYDFKRPNRVSKEQLRSIKGIHDKLARNLASQISSMMRSIVEIKLHSVDQMTYGEFLMSLPSPTSFNVFSIKPLDGNCVLEINPSIAFPMIDRLLGGQGESFDTLRELTEIELNLLDSILRIIMQRLKESWMNVTEIYPSVEAKESSPNVVQIVSQNEIVIMVVMEIIIGNSSGMVNICYPVVHLESILSRLANRDIMMGETSAKKSRNKELKTLIGRAEVIYEAMLGKTFINVNEFLDLKQGDILKLDRSADDKAIVAIDKKEVFLAQVGLHRFRKSIKILELIKTDKDEIKEMLEKYEDERRAKANSYDDNEELEEEDDDQ from the coding sequence ATGGCTGAGATACTTTCCCAAGAAGAAATTGATGCTCTTTTAGAAGTTGTTGATGATGATAGTGATGAAAGTGCAGCTTCTTCGAAATTAGAAGAGCTAGAAGATAAAAGAGATATAGTAGTATATGATTTTAAGCGTCCAAACAGGGTTTCTAAAGAACAACTTCGTTCTATTAAAGGGATTCATGATAAATTAGCAAGAAATCTTGCTTCGCAAATTTCATCTATGATGAGAAGTATAGTTGAGATTAAACTTCACTCGGTGGATCAAATGACTTATGGTGAGTTTTTAATGTCTTTGCCTTCGCCAACAAGCTTTAACGTTTTTTCAATTAAACCTTTAGATGGAAACTGCGTTTTAGAGATTAATCCAAGCATTGCTTTTCCTATGATAGATAGACTTTTAGGTGGTCAAGGAGAGAGTTTTGACACCTTAAGAGAGCTTACAGAAATCGAGCTTAATTTGCTTGATTCTATTTTGCGTATTATTATGCAAAGACTTAAAGAAAGTTGGATGAATGTTACTGAAATTTATCCAAGTGTTGAAGCAAAAGAATCAAGTCCAAATGTTGTGCAAATAGTTTCTCAAAATGAAATTGTTATCATGGTGGTAATGGAAATTATCATCGGAAATTCAAGTGGTATGGTTAATATTTGCTATCCGGTTGTGCATTTGGAAAGTATTTTGAGTCGTTTGGCAAATCGTGATATTATGATGGGTGAAACTTCGGCTAAAAAATCAAGAAATAAAGAACTTAAAACCTTGATCGGTCGTGCTGAGGTAATTTATGAAGCTATGCTTGGTAAGACTTTTATCAATGTGAATGAATTTTTGGATTTAAAACAAGGGGATATTTTAAAGCTTGATAGAAGTGCAGACGATAAAGCTATAGTAGCTATTGATAAAAAAGAAGTATTTTTAGCTCAAGTGGGGCTTCATAGATTTAGAAAGTCAATTAAAATCTTAGAACTTATCAAAACTGATAAAGATGAGATTAAAGAAATGCTTGAAAAATATGAAGATGAAAGAAGAGCAAAAGCAAATTCGTATGATGATAATGAAGAACTAGAAGAGGAAGACGATGATCAATGA
- the fliY gene encoding flagellar motor switch protein FliY — protein MINDFLGIFVNECVSTIEGLTGKSAEFSEYYEYDVNSQDSMIPPLVSATFSVNNEMKIKILASAVLMSAIGEWMMGEEEISKNSELNEDEMDAAKEAIQNIISAFSTTLGAQKEIPKMEFSLENCEFVADSLELGGFHKLYLYNVKIADLEEKISLVFDEKIYKILTKTDLEEIVATSEDHTQDHKALANVEELRNIGLIMDVRLPIRVRIGSKKMLLKDVLTMDIGSVIELDQLANDPLEILIGDKKIAYGEVVIVDGNFGVQITEIGSKKERLEQLR, from the coding sequence ATGATCAATGATTTTTTAGGCATATTCGTCAATGAATGTGTAAGTACAATAGAAGGTTTAACAGGAAAAAGTGCTGAATTTAGTGAGTATTATGAGTATGATGTAAATTCTCAAGATTCTATGATTCCACCATTAGTTAGCGCTACTTTTAGCGTTAATAATGAAATGAAAATCAAAATCCTAGCCAGTGCGGTTTTAATGAGTGCAATTGGTGAGTGGATGATGGGAGAAGAAGAAATCTCCAAAAACAGTGAGCTAAATGAAGATGAAATGGATGCAGCCAAAGAAGCTATACAAAATATCATCTCAGCATTTTCTACAACCTTAGGCGCACAAAAAGAAATTCCAAAAATGGAGTTTAGTCTAGAAAATTGTGAATTTGTTGCAGATAGCTTAGAACTTGGTGGTTTTCATAAATTATATTTATATAATGTAAAAATAGCTGATTTAGAAGAAAAAATTTCTTTGGTTTTTGATGAAAAAATTTATAAGATTTTAACCAAAACTGACTTAGAAGAAATTGTAGCAACAAGTGAAGATCATACACAAGATCATAAAGCCTTGGCTAATGTAGAAGAGCTAAGAAATATCGGTTTGATCATGGATGTACGCTTACCTATAAGAGTGCGTATAGGTAGTAAAAAAATGCTTTTAAAAGATGTTTTAACCATGGATATAGGTTCGGTTATCGAGCTTGATCAATTAGCAAATGATCCTTTAGAAATTTTAATAGGTGATAAAAAAATCGCTTACGGGGAAGTAGTTATCGTAGATGGAAACTTTGGAGTGCAAATTACTGAGATAGGCTCTAAAAAAGAAAGATTAGAACAGCTAAGATGA
- a CDS encoding TIGR00730 family Rossman fold protein, whose amino-acid sequence MKEYVIEDIAYLKELEKIQKGITFFGSARLKEDNEYCILASKLAQKLADLGYSIISGGGGGIMQAANYGAMQSQASHLKSFGFNIHLPFEQKANDFLEYNITFKSLAIRKMALIQKSLAFVIFPGGFGTLDEFFEILTLKQLSFKKDVPIILVGQKFWQPLDEFIKTSLLGLGTISKNDELKYSISDDLDEIIRMIKEKDENSCCNEWGCR is encoded by the coding sequence ATGAAAGAATATGTCATTGAAGATATTGCCTATCTTAAAGAATTAGAAAAAATTCAAAAAGGTATAACTTTTTTTGGTTCTGCGCGTTTAAAAGAAGATAATGAGTATTGTATTTTGGCTTCAAAATTAGCCCAGAAGTTAGCAGATCTTGGTTATAGTATCATCAGTGGTGGTGGCGGTGGTATTATGCAAGCTGCAAATTATGGGGCTATGCAAAGTCAAGCTTCACATTTAAAATCTTTTGGATTTAATATACATTTACCATTTGAGCAAAAAGCAAATGACTTTTTAGAGTATAATATCACTTTTAAGAGCTTAGCCATTCGCAAAATGGCTCTTATTCAAAAGAGTCTAGCTTTTGTGATTTTCCCAGGCGGCTTTGGAACATTAGATGAATTTTTTGAAATTCTTACTCTTAAACAACTTAGTTTTAAAAAGGATGTTCCTATTATTTTAGTTGGGCAAAAATTTTGGCAACCTCTTGATGAATTTATCAAAACTTCTCTACTAGGACTTGGAACTATATCTAAAAATGATGAGTTAAAGTATAGTATAAGTGATGATTTGGATGAAATTATAAGAATGATAAAGGAAAAAGATGAAAATTCTTGTTGCAATGAGTGGGGGTGTAGATAG
- the mnmA gene encoding tRNA 2-thiouridine(34) synthase MnmA yields the protein MKILVAMSGGVDSTVTAYKLKQAGHEIIGCYMKLHGKANYHEENIQKVEKVAKFLDIKYHILDLQEDFKNQVYMPFVNTYKEGKTPNPCALCNRFIKLGKLLEFAKSLGCEKLATGHYARIENGLIKTAVDESKDQSYFLANADKEALGYLIFPLGEMKKEDVKKFASTIDILKSFATQKESSEICFVEDTYVQVLDQFMDTKIPGIVRDSSGKEVGKHEGYMHYTIGKRRGFEVRGAHEPHFVLKIDPKKNEIIVGKKEELKISEFNLDNINLFIDAKELDCEVKIRYRSRSTPCKVLINEDKSAKIILQEPVYGLASGQMAVFYDKDLVLASGFIN from the coding sequence ATGAAAATTCTTGTTGCAATGAGTGGGGGTGTAGATAGTACTGTAACTGCTTATAAGTTAAAACAAGCAGGACATGAGATTATAGGTTGTTATATGAAGCTTCATGGAAAAGCTAATTATCATGAAGAAAATATACAAAAAGTTGAAAAAGTTGCTAAATTTTTAGACATCAAATATCATATTTTAGACTTACAAGAAGATTTTAAAAATCAAGTTTATATGCCTTTTGTTAATACCTATAAGGAAGGTAAAACGCCAAATCCTTGCGCTTTGTGTAATCGTTTTATCAAGCTTGGCAAGCTTTTAGAATTTGCTAAGAGTTTAGGTTGTGAAAAATTAGCCACAGGTCATTATGCAAGGATAGAAAATGGTTTGATTAAAACTGCGGTTGATGAGAGTAAGGATCAAAGCTATTTTCTAGCAAATGCAGATAAAGAGGCTTTAGGGTATTTGATTTTTCCTCTTGGAGAGATGAAAAAAGAAGATGTAAAAAAATTTGCTTCTACAATCGATATTTTAAAATCTTTTGCAACACAAAAGGAAAGTTCTGAGATTTGTTTCGTGGAAGATACTTATGTGCAAGTTTTAGATCAGTTTATGGATACTAAAATTCCAGGTATTGTAAGAGATAGTAGTGGTAAAGAAGTAGGAAAACACGAAGGTTATATGCACTATACCATAGGTAAAAGAAGAGGTTTTGAGGTGCGTGGGGCTCATGAACCACATTTTGTATTAAAAATTGATCCTAAGAAAAATGAAATCATAGTGGGTAAAAAAGAAGAGCTTAAGATAAGTGAATTTAACCTTGATAATATTAATTTATTTATCGATGCTAAAGAATTAGATTGTGAAGTAAAAATACGCTATAGATCAAGATCAACCCCATGTAAAGTTTTGATTAATGAAGATAAAAGTGCAAAAATTATCTTACAAGAGCCTGTTTATGGACTTGCTAGCGGACAAATGGCAGTATTTTACGATAAAGATTTAGTGCTTGCAAGTGGATTTATAAATTAA
- a CDS encoding phosphatidylglycerophosphatase A has product MQKLFLTFFYSGSVNKAPGTFGTIAALIPAFFILRYLGIGTLILLAILLFLISIKIIDQYEKQTGIHDDNHIVIDEVVGVFLALAICGQSVFTFLLSFVLFRFFDITKPSIIGKIDKKTKGGLGVMLDDVLAGIFAGLFSAVIYGILLKFDLLWFDISIMEIF; this is encoded by the coding sequence ATGCAAAAATTATTTTTAACTTTTTTTTATTCAGGTAGTGTTAATAAAGCTCCAGGAACTTTTGGCACAATAGCAGCGCTAATCCCTGCTTTTTTTATTTTAAGGTATTTGGGCATAGGAACCTTGATCTTACTTGCAATTTTGCTTTTTTTAATCTCTATAAAAATCATCGATCAATACGAAAAACAAACAGGTATACACGATGATAACCATATTGTAATAGATGAAGTTGTAGGAGTGTTTTTAGCTTTGGCAATTTGCGGGCAAAGTGTTTTTACTTTTTTACTTTCTTTTGTTTTATTTAGATTTTTTGATATCACAAAACCTTCTATCATAGGTAAAATTGACAAAAAAACCAAAGGCGGTTTAGGTGTAATGCTAGATGATGTTTTAGCAGGAATTTTCGCAGGATTATTTAGTGCTGTGATTTATGGAATTTTACTTAAATTTGATCTTTTATGGTTTGATATAAGTATTATGGAGATATTTTAA